TGGGCAACAATCTTTGTTTCACAGACTCCTCCATTTACGTCTTAACTTCAACCAAGGTTTGAGAGGCATTGTGTGACTAATTTGACCCACAACACTAGGAATGCTCATTCCCAGGTCAGGCCAGGATTTCTTTGATAGGACCCTGCATGTGCTATTAGTGGACTAGGCCCTTCTGACAGTAGTCCACAGCATCTGGATGGCTTGTCTTGCTGGTCTGTTACAGTCAGCAAATGAGTCCCTCTTCTtcccatagctgctgctgctgctgctaagtcacttcagtcgtgtccgactctgtgcaacccgatagatggcagcccaccaggctcccccctccctgggattctccatgcaagacactggagtgggttgccatttccttctccaatgcatgaaagtaaaaagagaaagtgaagtcgctcagtcatgtctgactcttagcgaccccatggactgcagcctaccaggctcctctgtccatgggattttccaggcaagagtactggagtggggtgtcttCCCATTGCTAGAGTTCTCCTATTACCATCATTGATCTTAGAGAGCTATCTATTGGGTGAATGGTTTCAAGTAACTTAGTTATTGCTGTTTTTATCAGAGGCTCAGTCACACATCTGGTAATGCAAGAAACTATCATGTCGTCAAATAGGCAGGATATGAACAGTATAGCTAGTGAGATCAGTACGGTCTTAAGCAAGTATTTAAAGTGAGAATTTCTGGTAGGTGTGGCTCCATGTCTCCTCAGGTCCTGTGACTTCGTCTGTTCTGTACCAGTCCCtatctttaaaagaaatgatCTACTGGCATTGTATGTGAATTTCACCAAAGATGTATGTACATCCCAGGGTGCGTGGTGGGTCATGGTGATCCCTTGCAGGATTGAGAGATTCATGTTATCTTTTAAGGAGTTTCCATGGCTGGCACTAGAAGAATTGATCTTTCTCATTGAGCAGGTGTGCCATTGGGTCAGATCAGTGCATAGGGCAGATTCACAGTGCACACACGAGAGAAAAATTGTTGAAAGTTTTCTTGTCttgctttaaaatatgaatttatcagACCCTAGCTCAGACAGACCCGGAAGCCTTTTACAACTATTATACGATTTCTTAAAGACAATTTTGCAGCAGAACCATCTATAGAAACCAGATGTTTTGTCTTTTGGcccttgtgtgttagtcactcagtcgtgtccgactctttgcgaccccacagactagccctccaggcttctctgtccatggagttctccaggcaagaatactggagtggattgccatccccttctccagaggagcttcccaacccagggattgaaccctggtctcctgcctcgcaggcagattctataccatttgagctacagggaaggaAGGTAGGTGTTTTGGCCCTTACCCAGCTATTAATCTTGGAAagtatggttagatagcatcatcaactcagtggacatgaatctgggctAACTAGGAGAGATACTGaaagacacggaagcctggcttgctgcagtcctgAGTTAGCAAAGAGTAGGAGGGGACTCAAGAGACTGATCAACAAGGCTATTAATCTTCATCATTCCGTGTGTTGAGCGAAGGCTGTTAAGTTGCAGCACGGGCAGGGTTGGATACCCAGTAAGATTCGCTTTGCACGGTATCCATTGTGCGTGGCTTAGGCTGGGTAGGAGAACTAGTTCCAACCCCCCGCCCCTCGTCTGCCTCAAAGTGTGGCCCCACTTTCCCACGCAGGCGCCCTGGGGTCTACGGCGCCTCACCCGTCGGGGGCGTGGTGACGCGAGTATTGCTCAGCCGTGGCCTCTGGCTCCGACACCCAATGGCCGGCCGTCGTTCCCTCGGGTGGGCGGGGCACACCCTGGGAACCATCCTGGTTGGCTTGCGGCCGGGCGCGGCGCATGACGTGTTTCCGTCGCGTCGCGCACCCATTAAGTGGAAGCGTCAGCTCAGGGCACCTGAAGGAGACTTGGCCGCACCTGGGCCGCACTCCTCGGCTCATTGAAGGTTCGCAGCTGCAGCCACTGCCTGCGCTCCATGAGGAAGATGCTCGCCGCCGTCTCTCGCGTGTTGTCGGGCGTCGCCCAGAAGCCGGTGAGGCGGAGTGAACGACCCGGGGTGGGCGCGAGACTGGAGGACGGCAGAGGGCAGGGCGCGTGGGCTCAGTGGGCCGGGCGGCCGGGTCTCGTGCAGCCGCTGGCCTTTGTTTGGTTTCTACGTCTTGCGCTGTACTCCTGGTCGCGAGAGTAGCTATGGTTCGGCCTCTGGCGCCGACCAGGGGGAGGGGGCGGTTTACAATGTCCGCGTGGCGGCCAGCCGCGGCTGCGGATGTCTGAGTAATCGAATCGCTCCGGAAGGGCGCGTTCGTTTACTACAGTCAGAAAAGGAGGCACTTGGGCTTCCTTGAGCGTACAGTTGACTGCCTCTTACCGGCCCACTCCTTTTAAATGTTGGTAACTTTGCTTGACTGGGAATCCGGAGACTGAGTGGCCCCGCTCAGTCAGAAGTTTCACCATTTGCTTATCCTGTGACCTTGGGCGAGAGTTTTGTCCTTCCTGAAACATGTCGgtggctcagtttccttatctctgaAACGGAGTTGACAGTACTTACCCCGTGGGGTGGCTGTGAGGCTTAAACGAGTGACAAGTATGCAGACCTTTCCCTATAGCGCTTGTTTCATAGTAGTTGCTGTCTATTACATATTGTTACTGAGTGCCCAGTTTGGTATACATTTGTTGATCACCAGTGCTGGTCTCTGGAGGACTCACGCAGGGTTAGTGTCCCCAGAAACACGCCTCCTACCGTTTCGTCTTCCTCAACCTTGAGCTTTTCTTGGCAGTCAGTTCAGGAGCCCTCAAGCCGAACCTAGAGGGAGACGCTCTGTCCCTTGCACACCTGCTCTTAGGGTAAAAGTAGCTGAAGGAAACAGCCGTGGTGCTTGGGAGGGTGGGGTTAGAGGTTATTTGTGGCTCCAGGGTTTAGATATGCCTAGACTAAGCTTGGAGCATTTTGACCTCTAGGCACTGGGGGTAGTGTTACTTGGTATAACTTCAGACAAGACTTGGAATTCTGGCTCTAGTAACTCACGCAAGACTTTGTGGCAACTCTGCTTGGTATGGGCAGGGAGTTTGAAAAGGTAGAAAGTGTACCCCTCTAGGAATGCTATTGACTGGCAAATACAAAGCTTGTAATGGATTAATCTTATTAGCCTGTAAGGTGAAGGACAGCCACGTTCCACTGTTGTTTATTTCTCCCTGTACACTTGACATacccaacatttattgagctcttcATGTGTGCCGGGCCCTTGGCTAGTTAATGTCCATAGCACCACTTTTTAGTTGAATGTAGGTAACAGAAACATGTTTTCAACATGATAGAGGTATGTAATGTAatacatgtatatttgtatataacatAATGCAGACCTAGTTCTGTATTACATTAAATTTAAAGgattacatttaaaaaagtaaaactttgaattggtgatgttctacaggaaaagaaaattcctGAGTTTTCAAATTATTGTCACCTCTGTCCCTAAGAGCAGACAGAAGTCATGGTTGAAAATCAGCCTCATTTCCTCAACTGTCCAAAGTACTCctgattgtgtttttgttttccagcAATATGTTGGCACGAAAGGCAAATGGCGCTTCATCTCCACCTCAATAAAACTTTGGCCTTTTCAAAAATCATATAATACAGCTCAAATCAAAGAAATCAGATTTGGCTTACAATGATCTGCTAATTGGATAAAACAAAAATGGAGTATACCTTTATTTAGTCAGAAATTCTAGTTGAGAGAAAAGGTTATTATAGCAGAAATTGATTACTGTGCAGAGCATTTCTCTTTTaagtaagtaaaaataattttttaatttttttgttgaagatgagagacagtgaaggagttATGCTTTTTTGAGCTGCCCTTTTTTGGCTATTttgcatggttttgttttttttttttggctgcctgCCCTTGTGCCCTTAAGTACACTTAAGGCCTAgacacaaatattttaagaattctaATTAACCCTGGGTTGTGGGTGAGCTGAAATTTTGTTTAGTAGCTCCCACTCCCTGCAACAAAGCAAGTCAGCTAACCAGCATTTCTATAAACAGTAGTAATCATGAAAGGTTACCAGAGTGCTCAGTGCATTTTGGGCTCTTGGGTCCAGTGTGCTCATTCATCTATCAGGTTTCAGATGTGTTAGCACAGGCTACTTAGAGAGTTCAGAGTGTTTGGTTTAAAATCATCACAGACATTCTGTTTTTAACCTATTCATTTTAATGCTACAAAGATCATTGTTAGGTgaagaaaaaaacacttaaaactcTTAGGTCATGGACTAGACAAGTTTCTTGTTCTGTGAACCAATGTGGCAGATTCCCAGTATTCTGGGTTTAACACTTAAGTCAGCACATCGGACGTGAGTCCTTTCAAGACAGACGACAGCCAGCTTGTTACTCAAGCATAAGTGACTCAAATACATTTAAGGAACTTATTGTTTAACAAAATCATTGTATGAAGTAGTCGTAATTTAATAAACAAAGTAGTAATTTAATTCATTGCCTCCTTTCGGCCAGTCCACCAGAACTTTCAGAAACTGAATGCTTGCACCTGCTACAGAAAGTTGaatctttaaaatgaaagcagAGAGTCCACTGTAACTGAAGTTACTTAAGGTACTTAAGTACCTGTGATTTCATCTTTGAATGAGGTTGTTTTCAGAGTGCTTATTTCAGTGTTGTGCtgatttttgctgtacagcaaattgactaagttatacacatatatacatgctttagaaatattcttttctagtatggtttatcccaggagattgagtattgttccctgtgctatggagtaggaccttgttgtttatccagtctAAATGTCTTAGTTTGCATTTACTAATCTCAGACTTCCCagtccatctctctccctccccccagcaatcacaagtttgttctctgttatctgtgagtttatttctgttttgtagataggttcatttgtgccatattttagattgcacatataaatgaaatcatatggtgtttgtctttttttttttctgacttcacttactttGATAATCTCtcattgcatccatgttgctgcaaatggcattattttgttcctttttatggctgagtagtattccactctATGTATCacatctgtatccattcatctgttgatgaacttTTAAATTGATTCCATGGCTTGGCTCTTGCTATgaatataggggtgcatgtatctttttgaattataattttttccaggtatatgcccaggagtaggattgctagatcatatgaaagtgaaagttactcaattgtgtctgactctttgcaaccgcatggactatgcaatccatggaattctccaggccagaatactggagtgggttagctgttcccttctccaggagatcttcccaacccagggatcgaacccaggtctcacgcattgcaggtgaattctttactgctgagccaccaggaggctAGATCATATAGTTCTataaattttttacttttccGAGGAACCTccatgttttccacagtggctacatcagctcacattcccatcaacagtgtagagGAGTTCTCTTGTCTCTacaccctcgccagcatttgTAGATTTCTTAGTGATGGCtcttctgacctgtgtgaggtggtacttcattgtaccttgttgttttgatttgcatgtctaaTAATGAGTgcttttgagcatcttttcatgtgcctactggctatctgtatgtcttccttggagaaatgtctgttaaggtcttttgCCTGCTTttcgattgggttgtttttttgtttttgtatgagctgcttgtatctGTTGGAAATGaagcccttgttggtcacatcatttgcaaatactttctcccatccCTTAGGTCTTTTTTATggtctcctttgctgtgtaaaagcttgttaagtttaaataggtcccatttgtttgtttttgtttttgtttctgttgccttgggagagagacctaagaaaacattggtatgaatTATGTTAGAATGttttacaatttatgtcagaatgTTTGGCTTATGCTCTCTTTCCGGAGTTTTATGttgtcatgtcttatgtttaagtctctctctctctttattttttttttatttttttatttttttttggtttaatagACATTTATTCTGTTATTATGTAGTTGAACAACCCCTACATACAAAATAATATGGTTTCAGATTTTTTTGAGTTGGAACAAATTTGGCTCTTAAAAGGTTTTGCAAGCCTGTCTTCTGGAAATCACTTAAGTGGGCCTTTTTAAAGacccttgaagaaaaaaaattggttcAAGAAAACCAGCgattaaatttcaaaatcaaacTATTTATGAAGATAGCCAGCCAGAAGAGGGGTATTCCTCTTCTGTATTTCCTACACTCAAATCCACCTTGGGAAACAGAAGCCTAGTCTACAGGGAGACGTGATGGAACAAGCAGAATGAGGTGGTAAGGGCAACCACAGCTGGTGGCCCAGCAAGTCTGGAACTGTGAGGCTGGTTTCAGCAGGGATGGGAACTGTAGGCAACATGAAGTTGGAAGCCAGCTGAACTTGCACTGACACCAACGATGAGTTTTCTCAATAGCCTTTTAAGAATGGAGTGACTTGACCCTAAATAGATTACACTTAGCAATGACACTTTTAAATAGAACCACCCCAATTTTCCCCATCCCCTAATGTGGCTTAGAGTTCATGATGGTCACAAATActtcagagaaaacattttaactttttgatCCAAGCTTTTCCCATCGTCTTACACTTGAAAGGGATCTGATGAACACCAAGCTCCCAATCCTAACATTATTACCTTACAAACCTTAGGGCTAATTAACACCCCCTCTACACACACACTTATCTAATGTTCAATTTCCGTCAGTTTTAATTGACACCAGTGTAAATACGACCATTTTGCACAAAGTTCCATATTCTACAGATCCCAAAGCCTGAATCAGGAGCTTTATATGAACTTCAGTGGTACCATGGGAGGCCAAGGCAATTTAATTTAGGTAAACCAGGATTTGATTCATTTGTCAGAACCCTCTTGCAACAGGTCTATTCAATTCTCTTAAAAATGGTGGGATTACTTGCTTTTCCGAAGCAGCAGTTACACAAATGTAGTATTAGATTAAGCCTAAAAGTGGGCCCTAGTCAAAAATTTCGTTATTTTTCTGCATATGATCATGAGAAAGGATCAGGACACCCTTTACATTACCAATGAAAATCCAACTGAAAACGTCCCTGCCAAACTCCATAAAACTGCAGAGCATTGCATCACCCCAATAAAGCCGCAGGTCTCACCACATGCATCAACAAATCTACAGGGTTAAGTTTCTGCACTCCTTTTACACAATTTTACACCTATTGTACCAAACAGTACTTTAAACACAGACACAACTCCctaataaagcaaaaacaaaggcaTTTCCCTTATTAAAAACAAGATACACCATCACTTCATATACACTTTATATGTGTAAGTAACTTCAATAAGTCTCAAACATTATTGCACTTTCATAATTTGACAATGCATTCAATGAAGCAATCTGCAGACAACTAGTtttacaaacaaattaaaaaacacttttaagcAGACAAGAACGTCCTAAATTGTTTATTAGGTAAGAACTTTACAGACATCACATATATTAGTGGTAGCGGTGGAGCTGGAGAGTATTGCGCCTTCTCCACGCTGCTCGGCGAGAGCCACCGATAGTGTGGTGGAACTTGTGGCCTTTGCCCAGGCCGCGGCTCTTTCTGCCTGCGGACGTCAGCCCCCGCATCTCCCGGTGCTTGTGAACTGGTCTGGTGATCCACTGGGTGTCAGGGTTTCTCCTGATAGCTTTATGGAATGGATCAATGAGGATAACCTCGAAGAATTTGTACGTAGAATCTTCACCAACCCAGTAGGAATTCAGGACCCTCAGGGCCCCACAGTGGCAGCCAGCGCGCTCCTCCGCAACCGACTGCAGGCTTCGAGCGAACTTGAGCTGGTTGACACCATGGTGCACAGGCTTGCCGTAGGTGGCACCTTTAGGAACTGGGCGTTTGCGGCCCCCGCGGCGCACACGGATCCGGTATATGACATAGCCTTGTTTGGCCTTGTAGCCCAGCCTGCGCGCCTTGTCGGGCCGGGTGGGGCGCGGGGCGCGGTGCAGCGCCGAGAGCTGGCGGTACTGCCAGCGGCGCACCCGCAGCAGGAAGCGCATCACGTCCGACTGCTTCTTCCTCCACAGCTCCTGGATGTACTTGCAGGCGCCCATGTCGGCTCACCCTGATGGCTGCCGCCTGACGGAaaggctctctctctttttaaatttatttatttagtttcggctgcgctgagtcttcattgctatgcctgggctttctctagttgctgtgagtgggggctAGTCTGGTTGCAGTTCACATGCTTCTCatcacggtggcttctcttgttgtggaacacaggctgcaagatgtgtgggcttcagtgcttgctcttccagcttctagagcacaggctcagtagttgcggtgcacgggcttagttgccccacagcatgaggaatcttcccggacctgggttgaatctgtgtcccctgccatggcaggtggattcttaaccactggaccaccaaggaagcccatgtttAAGTCCATTAAGACAtttggactttatttttatgcatgatgtgagggtgtgttctaatttcattggttTGCATGCAGCGGTCcagcttttccaacaccacttgctgaagagactgttttGGTCCCGTTTTataatcttgcctcctttgtcaaagatgaatcaaccatgggtgtgttggtctatttctgggttctctgttctcttccattgatctgtatgtctgtttttgtgccaatactacactgttttgattactatagctggGAGAGTTAAATGTCCTGCTTTGGTTCCCCCCTGCCtgctcaggattgctttggtaaTACTGGGTCTTtaatggttccatataaatttttggattcgttgttctagttctgtgaaaaatgtcataggTAATTTGACAGACATCACATTACAGTAGATTACCTTTTGTCGTATGACCAGTTCAGTAATAGTAATTTCTCCATTTCAGGGGCATGggatattctttcatttctttgaattatCTTTGGTTCCCtttattagtgttttatagtgGTCGGTgtatctttcacctccttggtcaggtttggtgttcagttgttcagttgtgtctgactctttgagaccccatgggctgcagcacgccaggcttccctgtccttcactacctcctagagtttgctcagactcatgtccattgactcaatgatgccatccaaccatctcatcctctcgcatgcctttctcctcatgcccttgatctttcccagcatcagggtcttttccagtgagtcggctcttagcatcaggaagccaaagtattggagttcagctggAAGCTTcggtacttccagtgaatattcagggtt
The genomic region above belongs to Ovis canadensis isolate MfBH-ARS-UI-01 breed Bighorn chromosome X, ARS-UI_OviCan_v2, whole genome shotgun sequence and contains:
- the LOC138930933 gene encoding large ribosomal subunit protein eL15-like; its protein translation is MGACKYIQELWRKKQSDVMRFLLRVRRWQYRQLSALHRAPRPTRPDKARRLGYKAKQGYVIYRIRVRRGGRKRPVPKGATYGKPVHHGVNQLKFARSLQSVAEERAGCHCGALRVLNSYWVGEDSTYKFFEVILIDPFHKAIRRNPDTQWITRPVHKHREMRGLTSAGRKSRGLGKGHKFHHTIGGSRRAAWRRRNTLQLHRYH